The following coding sequences are from one Microbulbifer sp. TB1203 window:
- the hisA gene encoding 1-(5-phosphoribosyl)-5-[(5-phosphoribosylamino)methylideneamino]imidazole-4-carboxamide isomerase produces MIVIPAIDLKDGQCVRLRQGEMDDATVFSDDPLATAQHWVDEGARRLHLVDLNGAFAGNPVNGEAVTAIAKQFPQLPVQIGGGIRDLDTVEKYLDAGVTWAIIGTAAVKNPQLVKEACREFEGHIIVGLDAKDGLVATEGWAEVSDVQATELAKRFADCGVSAIVYTDIARDGMMQGVNIPATLEMARAVQIPIIASGGVSSIEDIQKLLEAGEIYGAISGRAIYEDKLDLRAAQQLCDDWEK; encoded by the coding sequence ATGATTGTAATCCCCGCAATTGATTTAAAAGACGGCCAGTGCGTCCGCCTGCGCCAGGGTGAGATGGACGACGCCACGGTATTTTCCGACGATCCCCTGGCCACCGCGCAGCACTGGGTCGACGAGGGCGCGCGGCGCCTGCACCTGGTGGACCTGAACGGCGCCTTCGCCGGGAACCCGGTCAACGGCGAGGCGGTCACCGCTATCGCGAAACAGTTTCCCCAACTGCCGGTGCAGATCGGCGGTGGTATCCGCGATCTGGATACCGTTGAAAAATATCTGGATGCGGGTGTCACCTGGGCGATTATCGGCACCGCCGCGGTTAAGAATCCGCAGCTGGTAAAAGAGGCCTGCCGGGAATTCGAGGGGCATATTATCGTCGGCCTGGATGCCAAAGACGGCCTGGTGGCCACCGAGGGCTGGGCCGAGGTGTCGGACGTTCAGGCCACCGAACTGGCCAAACGCTTTGCCGACTGCGGTGTGAGTGCCATCGTATACACGGACATCGCCCGCGACGGCATGATGCAGGGAGTGAATATCCCGGCCACCCTGGAAATGGCCCGCGCGGTGCAGATTCCCATTATCGCCTCCGGCGGCGTCAGCAGTATCGAGGATATCCAGAAGTTATTGGAGGCCGGAGAAATCTATGGAGCGATTTCCGGCCGCGCGATTTACGAAGACAAGCTGGACCTGCGCGCCGCGCAGCAGCTCTGCGACGACTGGGAAAAATAA
- the hisF gene encoding imidazole glycerol phosphate synthase subunit HisF, which translates to MSLAKRIIPCLDVDAGRVVKGVNFVDIRDAGDPVEIARRYNEAGADEITFLDITATHEERDTTLHTVEKMASEVFIPLTVGGGVRTLEDIRNLLNAGADKTAINSAAVKNPEFVREAAERFGSQCIVVAIDAKQVGEGRWEIFTHGGRKPTGIDAVQWARQMADLGAGEILLTSMDRDGTKNGFDLALTRAVADAVPVPVIASGGVGNLQHLVDGVLQGGADAVLAASIFHFGEYTVAEAKEFMQQAGIEMRL; encoded by the coding sequence ATGAGTCTCGCCAAACGCATCATTCCCTGCCTGGACGTGGACGCCGGCCGGGTGGTCAAGGGGGTGAATTTCGTCGATATCCGCGATGCCGGCGACCCGGTGGAAATCGCCCGCCGCTACAACGAGGCGGGTGCGGACGAAATCACCTTCCTGGATATCACCGCCACCCATGAGGAGCGGGACACCACCCTGCATACGGTGGAGAAAATGGCCTCGGAAGTGTTTATTCCGCTGACCGTTGGCGGTGGCGTGCGCACTCTCGAAGATATCCGCAACCTGCTCAACGCCGGTGCGGACAAGACCGCGATCAACTCCGCCGCGGTGAAAAATCCCGAATTCGTGCGCGAGGCCGCCGAGCGCTTCGGCAGCCAGTGCATCGTCGTCGCCATCGATGCCAAGCAGGTGGGTGAGGGGCGATGGGAAATCTTCACCCACGGCGGGCGCAAGCCCACCGGCATCGATGCAGTGCAGTGGGCGAGACAAATGGCCGACCTGGGCGCCGGGGAAATCCTGCTCACCAGCATGGACCGCGACGGTACCAAGAATGGCTTCGACCTGGCCCTGACCCGCGCGGTGGCGGATGCGGTGCCGGTGCCTGTGATCGCCTCCGGCGGCGTGGGCAATCTGCAGCACTTGGTGGACGGGGTATTGCAAGGCGGTGCCGACGCGGTGCTGGCGGCGAGTATTTTTCACTTCGGCGAATACACCGTTGCCGAGGCCAAGGAGTTTATGCAGCAGGCCGGTATCGAGATGCGTCTGTAA
- a CDS encoding S41 family peptidase encodes MFTPKALTTFIGAAALTALPLMGLSEGETPAITVPDAEMRLPLEDLRNFAKVFEQIRQGYIEEVDDSTLLEYAIKGMLQGLDPHSSYLDRESFDDLQANTTGEFAGLGIEVGIQDEHITVVTPMDDTPAARAGLKAGDVILRLSGKSMKGVSLDEAVERMRGPKGSSVTMTIARKGYKEPFQVTIKRDTVRVRSVRSELLEKGYGYLRISQFQLDTGGDMAREIKKLQKKGELKGLVIDLRNNPGGVLQSSVEVADAFLDEGLVVYTEGRNESANLKYSAEPGDLTDGAPLVVLINEGSASAAEIVAGALQDHRRAVVMGTGSFGKGSVQTVIPINNERAIKLTTALYFTPKGRSIQAQGITPDIVVERVKVTRVKPGSRTTEADLAGHLGNGNGGEERNAEDRKREKESREDWLDRDNQIFEALNVLKGLNLYAQRDREAPARFARAD; translated from the coding sequence ATGTTCACTCCCAAAGCGCTGACCACTTTCATCGGCGCAGCCGCCCTAACCGCACTGCCGCTGATGGGTCTCAGCGAAGGGGAAACTCCGGCGATAACCGTCCCCGATGCCGAGATGCGCCTGCCGCTGGAAGATCTGCGCAACTTCGCCAAAGTGTTCGAACAGATCCGCCAGGGGTATATCGAGGAAGTCGATGACAGCACCCTGCTGGAGTACGCCATCAAGGGCATGCTGCAGGGGTTGGACCCCCACTCCTCCTACCTGGACCGGGAATCCTTCGACGACCTGCAGGCCAACACCACCGGCGAATTCGCCGGCCTGGGGATCGAAGTGGGCATCCAGGACGAACACATCACCGTGGTCACCCCCATGGACGACACCCCCGCCGCCCGCGCCGGGCTCAAGGCCGGCGACGTGATCCTGCGCCTGTCCGGCAAATCCATGAAGGGCGTCAGCCTGGATGAAGCGGTGGAGCGCATGCGCGGGCCCAAGGGCAGCAGTGTAACCATGACCATCGCGCGCAAGGGCTACAAGGAGCCTTTCCAGGTCACCATCAAGCGGGACACCGTGCGCGTGCGCAGTGTGCGCAGCGAGCTGTTGGAGAAAGGCTACGGTTACCTGCGCATCAGCCAGTTCCAGCTGGATACCGGCGGCGACATGGCGCGGGAGATCAAAAAGCTGCAGAAAAAGGGCGAGTTGAAAGGGCTGGTGATCGACCTGCGCAACAACCCCGGCGGTGTGCTGCAGTCTTCAGTGGAAGTGGCGGACGCCTTCCTGGATGAAGGCCTGGTGGTCTACACCGAGGGCCGCAACGAATCCGCCAACCTGAAGTACTCCGCCGAACCCGGCGACCTCACCGACGGCGCGCCGCTGGTGGTGCTGATCAACGAGGGCTCCGCCTCCGCCGCAGAAATCGTCGCCGGCGCCCTGCAGGACCACCGCCGCGCGGTGGTGATGGGCACCGGCAGCTTCGGCAAGGGCTCGGTGCAGACGGTGATCCCCATCAACAACGAACGCGCCATCAAACTGACCACCGCGCTCTATTTCACCCCCAAGGGCCGCTCCATCCAGGCCCAGGGCATCACCCCGGATATCGTGGTGGAGCGGGTAAAAGTCACCCGCGTCAAACCCGGCTCGCGCACCACCGAGGCGGACCTGGCCGGCCACCTGGGCAACGGCAATGGCGGCGAGGAGCGCAATGCCGAGGACCGCAAGCGGGAGAAGGAGAGCCGCGAGGACTGGCTCGACCGGGACAACCAGATTTTCGAAGCGCTCAATGTGTTGAAGGGCCTGAATCTCTACGCCCAGCGAGACAGGGAAGCTCCCGCGCGCTTCGCCCGCGCGGATTAA
- a CDS encoding peptidoglycan DD-metalloendopeptidase family protein: MKILTAVLAALLVLPAWAEEDQQARLREIKQRIESLQQELNQVRSQRDQLLKDLEENEKDISELHRRVDQIKNDMRSRTDKLRELKQEQQQLEESRRSMQRRVEQEIAAAYRLGRQEQIKLLLNQQDPQHIARQLRYHEYFLQERSRVIDDYLDTLAGLEAVSGNIRRERDTLDAERRQLQERENQLQVARRARQSTLDKLAARLADKSGELQQLQGDRSRLQRLVDEVGRAIASLVSPQDQQPFAKHRGRMQWPAKGRRANAYGQRRANGITWTGVTIRAPEGEPVRAIHRGRVVFSDYLRGQGMLLILDHGDGYMSLYGHNQSLTRSLGEWVERGDTIARVGDSGGLSQSGLYFEIRHRGKPQDPTIWCRS; the protein is encoded by the coding sequence ATGAAAATATTGACCGCTGTTCTCGCCGCGTTGCTGGTCCTGCCCGCCTGGGCGGAGGAGGACCAGCAGGCGCGCCTGCGGGAAATCAAGCAGCGCATCGAATCGCTGCAACAGGAACTCAACCAGGTGCGGAGCCAGCGCGACCAGCTGCTCAAGGACCTGGAGGAGAATGAAAAGGATATCTCCGAGCTGCACAGGCGTGTCGACCAGATCAAAAACGATATGCGCAGCCGCACCGACAAGCTGCGGGAGCTGAAACAGGAGCAACAGCAACTGGAGGAATCGCGGCGAAGTATGCAGCGGCGGGTCGAGCAGGAGATCGCCGCCGCTTACCGACTGGGAAGACAGGAGCAGATCAAGCTGCTCCTCAACCAACAAGATCCGCAACACATCGCCCGCCAGCTCCGCTACCACGAATACTTCCTCCAAGAACGCAGCCGCGTTATCGACGACTACCTCGACACCCTCGCTGGCCTGGAAGCCGTCAGCGGCAACATCCGCCGCGAGCGCGACACCCTGGACGCCGAGCGCCGCCAGTTGCAAGAGCGGGAGAACCAGTTGCAGGTCGCGCGCCGCGCGCGCCAGTCCACCCTGGACAAACTGGCCGCGCGCCTCGCCGACAAGAGCGGCGAATTGCAGCAGCTGCAGGGCGACCGCTCGCGCCTGCAGAGGCTGGTGGACGAAGTGGGCCGGGCCATCGCCTCGCTGGTGAGCCCGCAGGACCAGCAGCCCTTCGCCAAACACCGCGGGCGCATGCAGTGGCCGGCGAAGGGCCGCCGCGCCAACGCCTACGGCCAGCGCCGCGCCAACGGCATCACCTGGACCGGGGTCACCATCCGCGCCCCCGAGGGCGAACCGGTGCGCGCCATCCACCGCGGCCGGGTGGTATTCTCCGACTATCTGCGCGGCCAGGGCATGTTGCTGATCCTCGATCACGGCGACGGCTATATGAGCCTCTACGGCCACAACCAATCGCTCACCCGCAGCCTTGGGGAATGGGTGGAGCGCGGCGATACCATCGCCCGGGTCGGCGACAGCGGCGGCCTCAGCCAGAGCGGCCTCTACTTCGAGATCCGCCACCGGGGCAAGCCGCAGGACCCCACGATATGGTGCCGCTCCTGA
- the gpmI gene encoding 2,3-bisphosphoglycerate-independent phosphoglycerate mutase codes for MASAQSPHHTSPRPLVLLILDGFGHSDNPEHNAIHAAKTPVWDDLWANRPKTLIQTSGMAVGLPEGQMGNSEVGHMTLGAGRVVYQNFTRINKAIEDGDFFRNPAYTRAVDRAVANNGAVHIMGLLSEGGVHSHEDHIIAMATLAAQRGAQKIYLHAFLDGRDTPPRSAESSLARLQQVCDSLGTARIASLAGRYYAMDRDQRWDRTRAVYDLITQGKAGHRVDDALAGLNAAYERGENDEFVAPTLVGEPAPIADGDALIYMNFRPDRARQLTRAFTESDFDGFEREAAPKLADFVMTTEYAADIQASCAFPPEEMTNSLGEYLAGLGKTQLRIAETEKYAHVTFFFSGGRETPYSGETRELIKSPNVATYDLQPEMNAPEVTDKLVKAIGSGDFDTIICNYANGDMVGHTGVFEAAVKAVEALDACVSRVVDAALSAGGEVLITADHGNVEEMYDPESGQVSTQHSTLPVPFVYVGERKLHLRDGGSLADVAPTMLELMGLPQPEEMTGESLVQFEQ; via the coding sequence ATGGCATCTGCGCAGTCCCCGCACCATACCTCTCCGCGCCCCCTCGTCCTGCTGATTCTGGACGGCTTCGGCCACAGCGACAATCCCGAGCACAACGCCATCCACGCGGCCAAAACACCGGTGTGGGACGACCTCTGGGCCAACCGCCCGAAGACCCTGATCCAGACCTCCGGCATGGCTGTGGGCCTGCCGGAGGGGCAGATGGGCAATTCGGAAGTGGGGCATATGACCCTGGGCGCCGGCCGCGTGGTGTACCAGAACTTCACCCGCATCAACAAGGCGATCGAGGACGGCGACTTCTTCCGCAACCCCGCCTACACCCGCGCGGTGGACAGGGCCGTGGCCAACAACGGCGCGGTGCATATCATGGGCCTGCTGTCCGAAGGCGGGGTGCACAGCCACGAGGACCATATCATCGCCATGGCCACCCTGGCCGCCCAGCGCGGCGCGCAGAAGATCTACCTGCACGCCTTCCTGGACGGCCGCGACACCCCCCCGCGCAGTGCCGAATCCTCACTGGCGCGCCTGCAACAGGTATGCGACTCCCTGGGCACCGCGCGCATCGCCAGCCTCGCCGGCCGCTACTACGCCATGGACCGGGACCAGCGCTGGGACAGGACCCGCGCCGTGTACGATCTGATCACCCAGGGCAAGGCCGGGCACCGGGTCGACGATGCCCTGGCGGGCCTGAACGCCGCCTATGAGCGCGGCGAGAACGACGAGTTCGTGGCCCCCACCCTGGTGGGCGAACCGGCGCCGATCGCCGACGGCGATGCGCTCATTTATATGAACTTCCGCCCGGACCGCGCGCGCCAGTTGACCCGCGCCTTTACCGAAAGTGACTTCGACGGCTTCGAACGCGAGGCTGCGCCCAAGCTGGCGGACTTCGTGATGACCACCGAATACGCCGCCGATATCCAGGCCAGCTGTGCCTTCCCGCCGGAGGAGATGACCAACTCCCTCGGCGAATACCTCGCCGGACTGGGCAAGACCCAGCTGCGCATCGCCGAGACCGAAAAGTACGCCCACGTCACCTTCTTCTTCAGCGGCGGCCGCGAAACCCCCTATTCCGGCGAGACCCGCGAGCTGATCAAATCCCCGAACGTGGCTACCTACGACCTGCAGCCGGAGATGAACGCGCCGGAGGTAACCGACAAACTGGTGAAGGCCATCGGCAGCGGCGACTTCGACACCATTATCTGCAACTATGCCAACGGCGACATGGTCGGGCACACCGGGGTGTTCGAGGCGGCGGTGAAGGCGGTGGAAGCCCTGGACGCCTGCGTCAGCCGCGTGGTGGACGCCGCGCTGTCCGCCGGCGGCGAAGTGCTGATCACCGCGGACCACGGTAACGTGGAAGAGATGTACGATCCCGAATCCGGCCAGGTGAGCACCCAGCACTCCACCCTGCCGGTGCCCTTCGTCTACGTCGGCGAGCGCAAACTCCACCTGCGCGACGGCGGCAGCCTGGCGGACGTGGCTCCCACCATGCTGGAGCTGATGGGCCTGCCGCAACCGGAGGAGATGACTGGCGAAAGCCTGGTGCAATTCGAGCAATGA
- a CDS encoding rhodanese-like domain-containing protein, which produces MDFFVFMSEQWLLVSLLVVLLYAFALSERYKAGTPASVHEVTRLINSEGARVLDIRDKSEYSAGHIVDALHIPHGQVAERIAELAKVKDKPLIVADKMGQHAGAVGRLLKRDGFQVRRLQGGMVEWSNQNLPLVKG; this is translated from the coding sequence GTGGATTTTTTCGTTTTTATGAGCGAGCAGTGGCTGCTGGTCAGCCTTCTGGTGGTTTTGCTCTACGCCTTTGCGCTCAGCGAGCGCTATAAAGCCGGCACGCCCGCCTCGGTGCACGAGGTGACGCGGCTGATCAACAGCGAAGGGGCGCGGGTGCTGGATATCCGCGACAAGAGCGAGTACAGCGCCGGGCACATCGTCGACGCCCTGCATATCCCCCACGGCCAGGTGGCGGAGCGGATTGCGGAGCTGGCCAAGGTAAAGGACAAGCCGCTGATCGTGGCGGATAAGATGGGCCAGCACGCCGGCGCCGTGGGCCGTCTGCTCAAGCGCGATGGGTTCCAGGTGCGGCGGCTGCAGGGGGGGATGGTCGAGTGGTCCAACCAGAACCTGCCGCTGGTGAAGGGTTGA
- the grxC gene encoding glutaredoxin 3, giving the protein MAQVVIYTTRFCPYCIHAKHLLDSKGVEYREIPVDGDPELRAQMAARAGSRTVPQIWIGERHVGGCDQLVALERSGQLDKLLAA; this is encoded by the coding sequence ATGGCCCAAGTAGTAATTTATACCACCCGCTTCTGTCCCTACTGTATCCACGCCAAGCACCTGCTGGACAGCAAGGGCGTCGAATATCGCGAGATACCGGTGGACGGCGACCCCGAACTGCGCGCGCAGATGGCCGCCAGGGCGGGTAGTCGCACGGTGCCGCAAATCTGGATCGGTGAGCGCCACGTGGGCGGTTGCGACCAACTGGTGGCGCTGGAGCGGAGCGGCCAGCTCGACAAGCTGTTGGCCGCCTGA
- the secB gene encoding protein-export chaperone SecB, with protein MAEEQNGAAANAEASKVQFAMQRIYLKDLSFETPMGAEIFKKQWKPQVNQELNTKTDKIDEDLYEVSLTLTITIKLEDETAFLVEVKQAGLFAIKGLEGQQLAQALNTACPQILFPYAREVVDNVVTKGSFPALMLPPINFDALFAAALAQAQQQAEGAKEEQADA; from the coding sequence ATGGCTGAAGAACAGAACGGCGCAGCGGCAAACGCAGAGGCTTCAAAAGTACAGTTCGCGATGCAGCGCATCTATCTCAAAGATCTCTCCTTCGAGACCCCCATGGGCGCGGAGATCTTCAAGAAGCAGTGGAAGCCCCAGGTCAACCAGGAGCTGAACACCAAGACCGACAAGATCGACGAGGATCTGTACGAAGTCTCCCTGACCCTGACCATCACCATCAAGCTGGAAGACGAGACCGCCTTCCTGGTGGAAGTGAAGCAGGCCGGTCTGTTCGCCATCAAGGGCCTGGAGGGCCAGCAGCTGGCCCAGGCGCTGAACACCGCCTGCCCGCAGATTCTCTTCCCCTACGCCCGCGAAGTGGTGGACAACGTGGTGACCAAGGGTTCCTTCCCGGCCCTGATGCTGCCGCCGATCAACTTCGACGCCCTGTTCGCCGCGGCCCTGGCCCAGGCGCAGCAGCAGGCGGAAGGCGCGAAAGAGGAACAGGCCGACGCCTGA
- a CDS encoding GFA family protein — MAHQGSCHCGRIAFEVEGDIDQVMECNCSHCSRKGYLLWFRPREQLRLATGEDDLATYTFNKHAIKHHFCPDCGCAPFGFGSMPDGEPMAAVNVRCLEGVEPGKLSIQQVDGKSF, encoded by the coding sequence ATGGCTCATCAGGGAAGCTGTCACTGCGGGCGCATCGCCTTCGAAGTGGAAGGGGATATCGACCAGGTAATGGAATGCAACTGTTCCCACTGCAGCAGAAAGGGTTACCTGCTGTGGTTCCGTCCCCGGGAGCAGCTCCGCCTCGCCACCGGAGAGGACGACCTGGCCACCTACACCTTCAACAAGCACGCGATAAAACACCATTTTTGCCCCGACTGTGGTTGCGCGCCCTTTGGTTTTGGCAGTATGCCGGACGGGGAGCCGATGGCGGCGGTGAATGTGCGCTGCCTGGAGGGTGTGGAGCCCGGCAAGCTGTCGATCCAGCAGGTGGACGGCAAGAGCTTCTGA
- a CDS encoding thioesterase family protein — MQWDLPQPFVWKVTVQPEHVDGLHHANNAEYVRWCERAGWAHSAALGLDVSGYQELDRGMAIRHAEYDYILAAREGDELLFGTWLTKVDGRLNMARRFQVFRAGDRALILRAQWQMVCIELSSGRPRRMPEVFKEIYSPAVIAPEADRE, encoded by the coding sequence ATGCAGTGGGATTTACCGCAGCCCTTCGTCTGGAAAGTCACGGTGCAGCCGGAACATGTGGACGGCCTGCACCACGCCAACAACGCCGAGTATGTGCGCTGGTGCGAGCGCGCCGGCTGGGCCCACAGCGCGGCGCTGGGGCTGGATGTCTCGGGTTACCAGGAGCTCGACCGGGGCATGGCCATCCGCCACGCGGAGTACGACTATATACTGGCGGCGAGAGAGGGCGACGAACTGCTGTTCGGTACCTGGCTCACCAAAGTCGACGGGCGCTTGAACATGGCCCGCCGCTTCCAGGTATTCCGCGCCGGTGACCGGGCGCTGATACTGCGTGCCCAGTGGCAGATGGTGTGCATCGAGCTGTCCAGCGGCAGACCCAGGCGGATGCCGGAAGTCTTCAAGGAAATCTACAGCCCGGCAGTCATTGCCCCGGAGGCCGATCGTGAGTGA
- a CDS encoding NAD(P)-dependent oxidoreductase, which translates to MSEEFVTLTENTGALKGRTVFITGASRGIGRAIALKCAADGANIVIAAKSAEPHPKLPGTIHSVAAEVEAAGGTALPLQVDVREEKQVADAMARAAETFGGIDAVVNNAGAISLTNVESTPPKRYDLMQNVNSRAVYLTAHLAAPYLKQSPNGHILSLSPPLNLKPEWLGPCAPYALSKFGMTILSMGLAEELREAGISVATLWPRTLVATAAIEFAVGNREMFEQSRKPAIMADAAYEILLTENGALNGCQLIDEELLGERGVSDFTDYAHNPAKAGELAVDLFLDP; encoded by the coding sequence GTGAGTGAAGAATTTGTCACCCTGACCGAAAACACCGGTGCCCTCAAAGGCAGAACAGTATTTATCACCGGTGCCAGTCGCGGTATCGGCCGCGCCATCGCGCTCAAGTGCGCCGCCGATGGCGCCAACATTGTGATCGCCGCCAAGTCTGCCGAGCCGCATCCCAAGCTGCCCGGCACCATCCACTCGGTGGCGGCCGAGGTGGAGGCGGCCGGTGGTACGGCGCTGCCGCTGCAGGTGGATGTGCGCGAGGAAAAGCAGGTGGCGGACGCCATGGCGCGGGCCGCGGAAACGTTCGGCGGTATCGACGCGGTGGTGAACAACGCCGGTGCCATCAGTCTCACCAATGTGGAATCCACCCCGCCCAAGCGCTACGACCTGATGCAGAATGTCAACAGCCGCGCTGTCTACCTCACCGCACACCTGGCTGCGCCCTATCTCAAGCAGTCGCCCAATGGGCATATTCTCAGCCTCTCGCCCCCCCTCAACCTGAAGCCCGAATGGCTGGGACCTTGTGCGCCCTATGCGCTGTCAAAGTTCGGCATGACCATCCTGAGCATGGGTTTGGCGGAGGAACTGCGCGAGGCCGGGATCAGCGTCGCCACTCTGTGGCCGCGCACCCTGGTGGCCACCGCGGCGATCGAGTTCGCGGTGGGCAACCGCGAGATGTTCGAACAGAGCCGCAAACCGGCGATCATGGCGGACGCCGCCTATGAAATCCTGCTCACGGAAAACGGGGCGCTCAACGGCTGCCAGCTGATCGACGAGGAACTGCTGGGTGAGCGCGGGGTGAGCGACTTTACCGACTACGCCCACAACCCGGCCAAAGCCGGCGAACTGGCCGTGGACCTGTTTCTCGATCCATAG
- the smrA gene encoding DNA endonuclease SmrA yields MTSDSDLFQDALGELGDVRPLPRERREKRVALKKDSAAELNRHMRREAATRETAAELNPLAGEFAEPVDPWDPLEFKRDGVQNGVYRNLRLGKYRVDARLDLHRHTVEMARRAVFEFVRDCVEADVRCALITHGKGEGRAQPALLKSCVNCWLPQLHEVLAFHSAQKQHGGLGATYILLRKSERKRQDNLEKHQRRK; encoded by the coding sequence ATGACCAGTGATAGCGATCTGTTTCAGGACGCCCTGGGCGAACTGGGGGACGTGCGCCCACTGCCGCGGGAGCGCCGCGAAAAGAGAGTGGCGCTGAAAAAAGACAGCGCAGCGGAGTTGAACCGCCATATGCGCCGCGAGGCGGCCACCCGCGAAACCGCGGCGGAACTGAACCCTCTCGCCGGCGAGTTCGCGGAGCCGGTGGACCCCTGGGACCCGCTGGAATTCAAGCGCGACGGCGTGCAGAACGGCGTTTATCGCAATCTGCGCCTGGGCAAATACCGGGTGGATGCGCGGCTCGACCTGCACCGGCACACGGTGGAAATGGCGCGCCGGGCGGTGTTCGAATTTGTGCGCGATTGCGTGGAGGCGGATGTGCGCTGCGCGCTGATTACCCACGGCAAGGGAGAGGGGCGCGCGCAGCCGGCGCTGCTGAAGAGCTGCGTCAACTGCTGGCTGCCGCAGCTGCACGAGGTGCTCGCCTTCCACAGCGCGCAGAAGCAGCACGGTGGCCTGGGGGCCACTTATATTTTGCTGCGCAAGAGCGAGCGCAAAAGGCAGGATAACCTGGAAAAACACCAGCGCCGCAAGTAG
- a CDS encoding META domain-containing protein, whose amino-acid sequence MVPARRPLIPLAAVALLVLGGCGQLGETDLAERTAEDSSICEHQWLLESLSVEGREHRSHLLWRKLWRERPYFICDKLGYVRGSAGSNPYLGRFSLSDGGELSWSQPPTISRMSDIRESSELEKDYLKALPRTDSAQVEGDSLILRSDSGETRLEFRRVGSIE is encoded by the coding sequence ATGGTACCAGCCCGCAGACCACTGATTCCCCTCGCCGCCGTCGCACTACTCGTCCTGGGCGGCTGCGGGCAATTGGGTGAGACAGATCTGGCGGAGAGAACCGCGGAAGACAGTTCCATCTGCGAGCATCAGTGGCTGCTGGAGAGCCTCTCGGTGGAGGGGCGCGAACACCGTTCGCACCTGCTGTGGCGGAAGCTCTGGCGGGAGCGCCCCTACTTCATCTGCGACAAACTGGGCTATGTGCGCGGCAGCGCCGGCTCCAATCCCTATCTCGGCCGCTTTTCCCTCTCCGACGGTGGCGAGCTCTCCTGGTCGCAACCGCCGACCATTTCCCGCATGAGCGATATCCGCGAGAGCAGCGAACTGGAAAAGGATTATCTCAAGGCCCTGCCGCGGACCGACAGCGCACAGGTGGAGGGGGATTCACTGATCCTGCGCAGCGACAGCGGCGAAACCCGGCTGGAGTTCCGGCGCGTGGGAAGCATCGAGTAA
- a CDS encoding META domain-containing protein, whose amino-acid sequence MSRAVQLWLAGVIVVAVGCAGMGTTGPKITQSAGDPNSVCGNKWELKRLRVNGEAIVIEDNERFTFLCNRDGNVVGKSGINTYRGALQVTDTGLLLWDSASFASTKKAGPEPLMRQENAYLRALAGTRQAFTKSGGERLILRDPPGDIYIEYIKVGP is encoded by the coding sequence ATGAGCAGGGCTGTACAGTTGTGGCTGGCGGGGGTGATTGTGGTTGCGGTCGGCTGTGCCGGTATGGGCACCACCGGCCCCAAGATCACCCAATCCGCCGGCGATCCCAACTCGGTTTGCGGCAATAAATGGGAACTGAAGCGACTGCGGGTCAACGGCGAGGCCATCGTCATCGAGGACAACGAGCGCTTTACCTTCCTGTGCAACCGGGACGGCAATGTGGTGGGAAAGAGCGGCATCAATACCTACCGCGGCGCCCTGCAGGTGACCGACACCGGCCTGCTGCTGTGGGACTCCGCCAGTTTCGCCTCCACCAAGAAGGCCGGGCCGGAGCCACTGATGCGGCAGGAAAACGCCTATCTTCGCGCCCTGGCCGGCACCCGCCAGGCGTTCACCAAATCCGGCGGCGAGCGCCTGATACTCCGCGATCCCCCCGGCGACATCTATATCGAATATATCAAGGTGGGACCCTGA